The Mycobacterium paragordonae genome includes a region encoding these proteins:
- the yaaA gene encoding peroxide stress protein YaaA produces the protein MIVLLPPSETKRAGGDGPPLRLSSLSQPQLNPVRSALVAELVELASDPAASRSALGVSASQVAEIERNAALRVAPTLPAIRRYTGVLYDALDIDSLRGAEAKRASARLFIGSALFGLLRADDQIPAYRLSATSKLPGRPTLAARWRPVLEPLLAELANDHLIVDLRSGSYVALGRASGAVSVNVLAEYPDGRRAVVTHFNKAHKGRLARALAATRAEPGDAGAVAAVARRAGLRVERSGNDLTLVVPAVPAGPGPARE, from the coding sequence CGACGGCCCACCTCTGCGACTCAGCAGTCTGAGCCAGCCGCAGCTCAATCCGGTGCGGTCGGCGCTGGTGGCGGAGCTTGTCGAGCTGGCGTCGGACCCGGCGGCAAGCAGATCGGCGCTGGGCGTCTCGGCGTCGCAGGTCGCCGAGATCGAGCGCAACGCGGCGCTGCGGGTGGCACCGACGCTGCCGGCCATCCGCCGCTACACCGGTGTCCTCTACGACGCGCTGGACATCGACTCGCTGCGCGGGGCGGAGGCCAAGCGTGCATCCGCCCGTTTGTTCATCGGGTCGGCCTTGTTCGGGCTGCTTCGCGCCGACGACCAGATACCCGCGTACCGGCTCTCGGCGACGTCGAAACTGCCGGGCAGGCCCACGCTGGCCGCGCGGTGGCGACCGGTGCTGGAGCCGCTGCTCGCCGAGTTGGCCAACGATCACCTGATCGTCGATCTCCGCTCTGGCTCATACGTCGCGCTGGGCAGGGCATCCGGTGCGGTCAGTGTGAATGTGTTGGCCGAGTACCCCGACGGCCGGCGGGCGGTGGTCACCCACTTCAACAAGGCACACAAGGGCCGGCTGGCCCGTGCCCTGGCCGCCACCCGGGCCGAGCCCGGTGACGCGGGCGCGGTCGCTGCCGTCGCCCGCCGAGCCGGCCTGCGTGTGGAGCGCAGCGGCAACGACCTGACCCTGGTGGTTCCAGCCGTTCCGGCGGGACCGGGGCCAGCCCGCGAGTAG